The candidate division KSB1 bacterium genome has a segment encoding these proteins:
- a CDS encoding alpha/beta hydrolase, which translates to MRSKLKWIVPLLIIAGLSILYLWPVPRVPFDALYAKVDPAIVNSLQSFRQANPPQRLQADGATWEYITAGEGQETILFLHGMTGAYDIWWQQIDALKGQYRIISVTYPPVRSLEELETGVLTILEKEGVRDFNVVGTSLGGYFAQYLITKHPDRVQRAVVATTFPPNDLIAEKNRTLGTILPYLPEWLVLSVFRGNFQQTIYPTSGNDELTLAFLNEMGYGRMSKAQLLGRYYCVIEKFTAPTPKIPVMIIESDNDPLVELTLREQLKATYPDATVHTFSGAGHFPYLNRAQGYTRLLVDFLSRP; encoded by the coding sequence ATGCGTTCAAAACTCAAGTGGATTGTTCCCTTGCTCATCATTGCAGGGCTAAGCATTCTTTACCTTTGGCCAGTACCCAGAGTTCCGTTTGACGCATTGTACGCCAAGGTTGATCCTGCTATTGTTAACTCACTCCAGTCTTTTCGCCAAGCAAATCCACCTCAACGACTTCAAGCTGACGGTGCAACCTGGGAATACATCACTGCAGGAGAGGGTCAGGAAACCATTCTCTTCCTTCACGGCATGACGGGTGCTTATGACATTTGGTGGCAACAGATTGATGCGCTCAAGGGGCAATATCGCATTATCTCGGTTACCTATCCCCCTGTCCGAAGTCTGGAAGAATTAGAAACAGGGGTTTTGACTATTTTGGAAAAGGAAGGGGTAAGAGACTTCAATGTTGTTGGCACCTCCCTGGGCGGATACTTCGCCCAATATCTTATAACCAAACACCCAGACCGCGTTCAGCGTGCTGTCGTGGCAACCACGTTCCCGCCGAATGACCTGATTGCGGAAAAGAACCGCACATTAGGGACGATACTCCCCTATCTGCCTGAATGGCTGGTGCTGTCTGTGTTTCGGGGCAATTTCCAGCAAACCATTTACCCGACCTCGGGTAACGATGAGTTGACCTTGGCCTTTCTAAATGAGATGGGCTACGGGCGGATGAGTAAGGCGCAACTGCTTGGACGCTACTATTGTGTGATTGAGAAGTTTACAGCGCCCACCCCAAAGATACCTGTAATGATCATCGAGTCGGACAATGATCCCTTGGTGGAATTGACGCTACGGGAACAATTGAAAGCCACCTATCCAGATGCGACTGTGCATACCTTCTCTGGCGCAGGGCATTTCCCTTACCTCAATCGTGCACAAGGGTATACCCGGTTACTGGTTGATTTTTTGAGCAGGCCATGA
- a CDS encoding glycoside hydrolase family 99-like domain-containing protein, with protein MDQEILYAAAGGIDYWIFHMYILRDEQGNPLPTDEGIGLVWEDMNLSRQYYLSSQYKHLVKFALMLGVLGYKDSNFGEHNWNFQVEEAVTQMQEPSYQTVLDGRPLVYFFLWGQDVGRMWGSWERMREMLDDFRRYAQERGLQNPYLVAMVLSAEEGHRAMTELGVDAVTSYVGFIPGGYDNTADYTYYGYDALAQADRDLWESFRAAGLKTVPVASLGWDPRPHRDDVAGYGGYKSGPVVERASPEQLAAHVMEAVDWMWTYPDAAEPQTVIEYAWNELSEGGWLVPTLEEGDGRLRAIGEALTNRWVK; from the coding sequence ATGGATCAGGAAATCCTGTACGCCGCCGCAGGCGGCATTGATTACTGGATTTTCCACATGTACATCCTGCGCGATGAACAGGGAAACCCTCTCCCCACCGATGAAGGTATCGGCCTGGTGTGGGAGGACATGAACCTCAGCCGCCAGTATTATCTCTCCAGCCAATACAAACATCTGGTCAAATTCGCGCTCATGCTCGGGGTGTTGGGATACAAAGATAGCAACTTTGGCGAACACAACTGGAATTTTCAGGTCGAAGAAGCGGTGACGCAGATGCAGGAACCGTCGTATCAAACCGTTCTGGACGGACGCCCGCTGGTGTACTTCTTCCTGTGGGGCCAGGATGTGGGCAGGATGTGGGGCAGTTGGGAGCGGATGCGCGAAATGCTGGATGATTTTCGCCGCTACGCGCAGGAGCGCGGCTTGCAGAATCCCTATCTCGTGGCGATGGTTTTATCGGCGGAGGAAGGACATCGCGCAATGACCGAACTCGGCGTGGACGCAGTCACCTCCTACGTTGGATTCATTCCGGGCGGCTACGACAACACCGCCGACTACACCTACTACGGCTACGACGCGCTGGCGCAGGCGGACCGCGACCTGTGGGAGAGTTTCCGCGCCGCAGGCTTGAAGACCGTTCCCGTCGCCAGCCTGGGCTGGGACCCGCGCCCGCATCGGGATGACGTGGCGGGCTACGGCGGCTACAAGTCCGGTCCCGTGGTGGAGCGGGCGTCGCCAGAACAACTCGCGGCGCACGTCATGGAAGCCGTTGATTGGATGTGGACGTATCCCGACGCCGCTGAACCGCAAACGGTAATTGAGTATGCATGGAATGAACTCTCGGAAGGCGGCTGGCTGGTTCCCACGCTGGAAGAAGGCGACGGCCGTCTGCGCGCGATCGGCGAAGCACTGACGAATCGCTGGGTCAAATAG